The genomic DNA TACGTTTTCTGTAAATCTTCATCTTCCTCAAATTCAGCAGGGAAATTGGAGACAGAAAGAGTATCGTAATCCAATACTTTGATACAATTGTCAGTACAGAAAATAAACCCCTGTTTATTGGAGGTTATTCCATAACACGAATCATTCATCTTTAGATGTCGTCTAGCAGCTCTGGGTTCATCCATGTCAAATACCTTCATTGACTAACTGCTGTCTCCGGTTGTAACCAATACTCGTTTTTCGTCCAAATAAGCAATATCAAAAACAGATGCAGGGAATAGATTTATATCTCCTTCAAAGTTTCctgatataaactttaaaacctTTGAATGGCGATCCAATTCTCTATTCAAAAATAAggttatattttctttcatcATCATACATGCTGTAATTTCAGTTCCATAAACTCTTATCCTCTCAAGTTGTTCAACCATTACGCCATCAATTTTAAAGATGTCCATTGTCTGTCCAGCTTTATCAGCTATCGTCTTCAAAGTGAAACCAACGTTGACTTTCCTTGGTAATACACAACCTATAGATTTAATTGCTTCTTTATTGACCAACGAATCTTCAAACTCGCAGCAGATTTTGACATCATGAAAATCGCCTTTTTCGTACATACTCTGTAACTGTATTCTTAGTTGTTGTAAAGATTGTTCTAGATTTCGGGTTCCAATGAACGATTGCCTGCTTGAAGCGCATTCCTTTAAAACTTCGATGTTTTTGAATATCTcatttacttgtttattttcagtttcCAAATCTCGCATGACTCGTGATATACACCTTTTTGCCTTAACTTTCGATTGTGATGCTTTTAGTATGAGATCCTGTTCCAACTTATCAAAATGGTCATTAATGTTCTTTCTCATATCCTTGATCTTCTCAACGACGTCGTCCTCATTAGTGGGTAACATTTTCAGATTGTCTTTGCTTTTTGATATAGCTGTTGTGATGACTGATTTTACATCAAGCAGTGATTTTTCCAACTTCTCTAAAGCAGTTGACGAATTAAATCCGCTTGAAACATCATCCAATAAAACAACATCATCGCATTTTTTATGCTCCATAACAATGCATCTCTTACAAGCCAGACTATTATGTGATTGGCAATGAAATTCTAAAGGATACTCATGTTTGTCACATCGATGATTTATGTTCTGAACGAAGGAAGGTGATGTTTTGTACTGTTCAAAAGTTATGGTCTCGTGAGTTTTAGAGGCTTTAGCTATTCGATGATGTTCTGAGCAATCGCCACAAAGGTTTTGGTCACACTGTGGACAATATTCTCTTACAGTAGATCTAATATGACGGACGTGACATACGTCACAGACGCAGCTTGTTTCAGTCGCCATCCCTTATTGATGTCTTCAAAGAAAATGATGAATCAATTCTGAAAAGCAGAtgaaataattatcatataGTCTTTACCGAACTTAATctgtacataatatatatatgcgtCCCTTAAAACGGAGGaccttaaaatatatcaaagtagATGATGGGTCGGTTTGTAATGTGGCaggatatttttaattgttcttcAAATATGTGTTTCATAGGCAAAATAAAACACGGTTATTTTTGTTAGTGGGAAAAATATAGTCGGATTCTTTAACTAAGAAGAGTGGTGCAATTACATTCCCTAGCCATAGTCATCCGGCATTGCAGCCTTTTTTTATGACGTTTCAATAAATGAAGTCATAAGAAATTAagataaattaaatgttataattaaatttgGACCAATCATTTGCTGAGAACAGATATTTCGCTAGTGAGGAGTATCTTTTTCTCATACCGTTCaggaaatatgaaaataacacaaaaaaatagaaaagagcATAACCTGTATCacgccaacaactggttttagaataaatgtgctGATTACAGATGCAATAACCCTGTCTGTGTATAAGCAAATAGCTGGGATTGTTATAGAGcagagaaaacattgtcaaaatcTGGCATCTTGACGTAaagtataataataaacataagtTGTACATCTTTGAATGTTGCTCACCTACGTtgatgtgcatattaaacaaaggtcACACATTATAgacaaaaattatattcatgACAAATGCTCTATGTTTTGGTGATGATGACTGGTTTGTAGAAAATCTTAATTTTCTGAACATTCTTACTTTTTACAATTCCTCTATCTATAAtgtagaggagaagatttttgtaagaatttacaaaaaattatgataattgagaaaaatttacttaaaaggGCATTAACTCTTTATGGggttaattgacaatttttgttatgtttatttatttgaagatCTTGCTTTGCTAAACAattttgctatttacagttATCTCTTCCTATTATAATATGCAAGATAATTACCAAAAACGTCAAAATTCCTTAAAAGTACCAATTcatgggcagcaacccaacaatgggttgtctgatgcGTCTGAAAATTTATGGTCAGATAGTTCTTTATTCTATAGTTCACCAcggttttatcatgtatatctattataaagtcattttttttaaattactgtttgtaaaagtatgaattattctaaataataaggattttcttatcccagacagaAAACCCTAGCCGTATAAGGcgcaactttttggaacttttggtcatcaatgctcatcatctttgtacttgttttagCCATCGAATTTTTCATTTGAGCGTCCctggtaagtcttgtgtggacgaaacgcgtgtctggcgtattaaattttaaacctggtaccttttgttagctattattcgtgtgtttctctgacCTAGATGTTCTCCtacttatttgtattgtagtcctgtcatgtaatgttgtcatgttaatgttatatttaacattgccataaaagcagGAGGGTTGGCACGCCACAAAACcatgttcaacccaccattttttttcttaaaatgtcctgtaccaagtcaggaaaatggccattgctatattatagttcgtttctggaTGTGTTACATTCTAatgttgtgtttatatttgatggGTTTCCCTCAGACTAATGAATTTCGATCAACGGCaaattactgttgcctttatttattcaataatcCTTGTCATGGACAGATTTTCTTTAAATGCTTTAATTTTAGAGATTTAAGcggaaaaatgcattttaccccaatgtTCTTCTTTTATCCATGGTGGACATATCTTGGTTGATGGCCAGGGttatcatacattttataaacaagataccctaagaATGACTTAGGCCAAGTTTGGTTatatttggtccagtagttttagaggaaaagatttttgtaaagattaAGGAAATCTATaaagaaaattgtgaaaaattcaaatgaaaagagCAATTTAATACTCTTTATTGGgacaattgacaattttggttttgttgacatatttgaagatcttactttgtttgACAATGTTGCTGTGTAAaatgttttactatttattatattatgcaagataataaccaaaacttTTAAGCTGTCttaaaaattactaattcatGGGTTGTCTAATGCGTCTGAAGATGACTACATGGGGCGATATATATTTTGacataatgaacatttttacgcCGTGTCAGATTACCTCTAAATACTTAAGTTGTAAAGATGTAAGTATAGAAAATGCATTTCAccttcatgttttattttgaggCATGGTGGTCATCTTAATTGATTGGCGGGGTCATCTGATACGTTTTTAAAACTAGGTAACCATTAGAATATTTAGGTCAAGTTTgttttgatttggcccagtagtttcagcgTAGACTTTTGTCGAAATTAACGGACGATGACGACGttgacggacgccaagtgatgaaaaaagctCACTTAGTCCTTTGGTCCAGGTAAGCAAAAAAAGTGGATGGGTCTCAGGCAATTGATgcagaaaacatttttaatcgctgcaattttgtttttcgtATTTCGCTAAACGAGTCcttgtaatatttgttatttaaattgaaacatCAACCAAAAAGTTGTGAGTTTAAAATATCTTCTGTCTCTGATATCCGACATGGGTAAAATACTGAGCGTTAATTAAATGAGAGTTGACGTTAACTATAAACAGAATAGATAAGAAGCAAATAATCTAATTAAAGTCTCAAACCTGTAAGCTACTGCTTTTTAATCTTTAGATAAGTTGGTTTACTTAACTATTGCTACTTACCTAAAGAATGAGCAGTGTTGACAAAATACACTCAGATTGATAGGGACAATATGGAACGGGGAATGACACGTGATGAATAATTCTGGATGAACTCGTATTGAATcaagcaaaataaatgacaaacaaattataaatatgtgtgacagtatttaaatgaaaaagcgCCCGTGTAGGATAAAGTTGCAAATTTGAAAAACGTAAACAGTGGTAAACCGGATGAAGTTATTGGTTACCGTAATTAATTCTTCTCTTTTTATTATTAGACATTACTTAACAAGAATTCTTCTCTTTTTATTGAATGTCTGTACACACAGTCAAATATCTTCTTCGTAAAAAATGTCTGCACATTATGccacttttttttcaatcgtgAAAAATGGAAGCCATTTGTAAGAATAACGCGTTGTTAATTTAgcacttgattttttttgttttacatatcaTTGGGGGACGACCGTTTGATTTCTGCGGGAGGGTAGCAGCAGAATTTGATAAATGAATATCCAAGCCTGGAAAGagcttaaaattaaataaatagaGCATAAGATAGgatgaaaatgcatattgtGCAACACGTCAACGTTATACAAAATTGCAAACAAATTTTCGCACAGCCAGTCGTCCTTGCATGGGCCTTGTCCTTTGCTGTCTCCTCCCTTGCTGCCCCACACGACTTCCTCCACTTTTCCTTAATTTGGTTTGCAGTTCTCTGGGCAGCACCCCTGGAATTCAATTGCTTGGCAATGTCCTCCCATACctgttttttcttttgattagtTATAGTACTTGtgaattttgaattaattatGTCAATTTTCCTTTCTACCAGCTCCGTAAGGAAGACCTTTTCTGCCTCTGTAAAATTTTCAGCTCTTTTCCCCTTTTCTGGTTCCATTTTGCAAATGTTACAGGAAGTACTAAGAGTTATGGGACTTGTCCACTGGATAATATTGTGTCCAGTGGATAACTAACCAATCCTTAACCAGGTTTTGAACAACATAATTTAACCACTGGATAGTAATCCACTGGATACACATTTATCCAGTGGACAAGCTTATTCAGTGGATAACTTTATCCGGCCTTTTGAACAACCGGGCCCTGGACTAATTTCCCTAGATACCACACACACAAAAGTGACCATCTAAACAACTTTTTGATGCATTTGATCACTCCACAtaagttatttatttcaatatcaattgttttttaCCCTTTTCAAAATGTTTCAGTATGTTTCATGAATTAAAATACATCATTtctttatgcatttttttctggacaaaacAGTTAACCCTTTAATACACGACTGATCGTAAAGAGTTTTACTTCCACTTTGCGATAAGATTTTGcctatttttactattttttgctCTTGTGACTTTTGTCGTGGCCGAAATGCAATTCAATTCCTTTTTTCTTTCTGCGTGTTTTTTTCACAGAGGAATAAGCATGATTAttgaatatgcatttttaaaattattattataagtaTTAGCATCTGCCATAACCGgttgtttaaagaaaatatgtctttataattaattcaaataatttataaacatcTCTTAGCTCTGTACTGTAAAGTGGGTGTATTGAAGAtgcaaaacatttttacatatataattgagaatgagaatggggaatatgtcaaggagacaacaacccggccaATGAagaacagccgaaggccacaaaCCCAATCCTCAGCTTGCCcattcttttgtaaataaaagtgtGCACTAGTCCTGTGaaataccacatctccttatatcCATGTATACATACCAAGTTGAACATGGTTGTTTCTACATTCTCAAATGAAGAGTTTTCCATTGCGACTTTTTAATTATAACTtgaattggatttttttttaaagtttttagcATGTATATCATCACATGCATAGACACTGAGACGAGacagaaaatattaaataccaTTTATCACACCGTGGTCGTTGAGATGGGAGACAACTCGTACTCCGCACATCCCGAGGattaaaatggttttttttaatattcttcgCTTAAAAAATTATGGGTGAAATAATTTCCGTAAGCGGTTGTGCTAGCTACCCTTTATAAACCCCTTAGAGCATAAAAAAtcattgttgtttgttgaaCGTGACAATTATTTCATGCATACTCAGGACGAGAAAATATTCACGCGTTATTAACTTTTATAAGTACTCCTGAAAATCTTGCCCTTTTATAATAtgctaaaccatgaaaaaataaTGAGCAGGTACACCCTAGATCTTACCTTTTCAAGTAGCTGTATTAAGCTGCCGATTTGAATTGTTGCAAGTTGCATTTTTTTCTACTGTTTATGTCGAACATGTAATGTTACATTTTTTAGATCCTTTCGTTGCATGTATTTCAGAGTTACCCATAAAATTGTATGTCTATTTCAATCTCGCCTGCGTGTTTTTTCTCTGTAAAAACGTGTCTACTACTTAAAACAAAGATACTCTCTTGGGCTTACTTTTGAAAATTACTCGTGATGAATAAGACAAAGGTTACTGGTTTGGCTGCAGCTCTTCAACATCCAAACGATCAAGGATTAATTTGTGCAAAACCTTGTCCGTCCAATACCTTAACGTATTTTGTCTCTCATtcccaaaatatatatatttattaatagtatCGGAAGCACATGacttgtttgtgtttgtttatgttcaacACGTGTTGATGAGCACATGGTTGCATACCTGGTTTGTTATTGTATGATTTGATTGGCTATTGTATGTCGCAATGCAGGTATTCTACCCGTTTGTACGAGGGTAGGATCGTGATTCTCGTGCAGAATctcattataaatataagatatttttataaccaGTTATTCGAAGTTCTGCCTTTACAGAGTAGCATACCTTCCGTTTCGTTATACACATAATGACCGAAAACCACTCAGACGACGAGGACACTTTGCTTTTGCACGAGCCACCAGTACATTCAGGTGCCAAGTCTAGTTCTGTACCACAGATAAGTGATCaaacttttgaactttttacaTCTTATTTTGATAGTAAGATTTCTTCTCTGAAGAACGAGTTAGTCTCCGGGAACGACTCCCTAGCTAAGAAGCTCAAGAAAGAGGTGTCTGTTAAGCTTAAGGGGGAAGGGAATCAGATTCAATACTCCTTCAACTCAGATATAGTTTCCGAATTGCAGAAACTTCAGAAGCGTACATCCGCGGAAGATTCCGTTAGCACCAATTTGATATCAGGCCTTATTCTTAAAATCAACAGGAGGAATAAATTGATTCGAATTGCCGACAAGTCGCCAGCAGGCTGGTCCACAGTCAGAGAATACGAAAGTGATGACCTGGCATCAGATTCAGAAGATGAAAAACGCTTACGGCAAGCAGAAAGCAGGGCCCTCAAGACaatcaaagaaaagaaaacccGTGGAAAACCTTACTCAAAACCGTCCGCCACCGTTTCTAGACCTGCCAACTCTACTGATACTAGTAACAGTTACTATCAGCCTTACAACGCTACTCAGCAGCCCTTTCCGAGGTTCCGTCGCCGCGAGGCGACCCCATACGACACCTGTTACGAGTGTCACCAAACTGGCCACTTCAAGAGGAACTGCCCAAAAGCAACAAACAAACCAACCTTTGGAAACTTGTCAAAGTGAAAAGATACAAGATgagtatatttcttttgttgacaatttaatgCTATTTGGTCATAGTAATGTTCTCTTTcaacatgttaaatattttgataatatagatttttcaaaaatcgCCAAAGGAGTAAAATCAAGCTTATTTAAACATATAGAGTTTTGGAAACACATTGGGGCCAACAAATTTGTGTTGGACACCATTGAAAAGGGTTATATAATTCCATTTATGAAACAACCCCCTCCAATGAAATTTCGGAATAATAAATCtgctttaaaaaatagtttgtttgtaAATGAAGCGATAACTGAGCTAATTAGCAATGGCTGTATTCTAGAAGTACCATTTCAACCATTCGTCGTTAATCCTCTCAGTGTTGCTACACAAAAGACTGGTAAAAAGCGTTTGATTTTAGATTTAAGTGAATTGAATTTCtatgttttgaaaaacaagGTAAAATTTGAAGATTGGAAAATTGCAATGGAATTCTTCCAAAAAGATCATTTTCTaattaagtttgatttaaaatctgGATATTTTCATTTGGACATCTGTAAAGAACAACAAACATATTTAGGTTTTTCCTGGAATAACAAGTTTTACTGCTTTTCTGTATTAGCTTTTGGTTTAAGTAGCGCCCCCTATATATTCACTAAATGTTTGAGACCAATGGTAAAGTATTGGCGAGAAAATGGTGTTAATATTGTTCTTTATCTGGACGATGGATTAGGCATGGATGAAGGTTATCAAAATTGTAAAGATACTTCTGAATTTGTAAAGTCATCACTTAAACTGGCTGGATTTATTGTCAATgaagaaaaatcaatttttgaacCGGTTCAGTGTTTAGAATGGTTAGGATTGATTTGGGATTCTAAAGATTTTACTTTAAAGGTGCCAGAGCGCAGAATTAAAGACACTAAAAATTCTCTTGATATTATactaaaatcattttcaaatttgaacgCACGTATGCTGGCTCAATTTGCCGGAAGAATTATATCAATGTCACCAGTTATGGGTAATGTCACAAATTTAATGACGAGGCATATATATTTCGCGATAGAAAACAGAAAAACGTGGGATTCAAAACTATATTTAGTATATGAAAAATGTGTATTAGctgaattgaaattttggcagGAAAACTTGTTGGAGCTTAATGAGAAGCGTTTATTGAATGATTCTTTACCGAGAATTATGATATATTCAGATGCAAGTAATGTAGCTTTAGGTGCATATACtgttgaatcaaatgaaaagaTTTTTCATTGTATGTTGaatgaaaatgagaaaaaattgaGTTCCACTTGGCGTGAACTCAGGGCTATTCAGTTATCGTTGAATTCGTTTGAACACGAtctgaaatgtaaaatagttaaaTGGCATACAGACAACCAAAATTGtgtaaatataatcaataaaggCAGTACAAAGTTGCAT from Mytilus trossulus isolate FHL-02 chromosome 8, PNRI_Mtr1.1.1.hap1, whole genome shotgun sequence includes the following:
- the LOC134680635 gene encoding E3 ubiquitin/ISG15 ligase TRIM25-like, producing the protein MATETSCVCDVCHVRHIRSTVREYCPQCDQNLCGDCSEHHRIAKASKTHETITFEQYKTSPSFVQNINHRCDKHEYPLEFHCQSHNSLACKRCIVMEHKKCDDVVLLDDVSSGFNSSTALEKLEKSLLDVKSVITTAISKSKDNLKMLPTNEDDVVEKIKDMRKNINDHFDKLEQDLILKASQSKVKAKRCISRVMRDLETENKQVNEIFKNIEVLKECASSRQSFIGTRNLEQSLQQLRIQLQSMYEKGDFHDVKICCEFEDSLVNKEAIKSIGCVLPRKVNVGFTLKTIADKAGQTMDIFKIDGVMVEQLERIRVYGTEITACMMMKENITLFLNRELDRHSKVLKFISGNFEGDINLFPASVFDIAYLDEKRVLVTTGDSS
- the LOC134680636 gene encoding uncharacterized protein LOC134680636, translating into MTENHSDDEDTLLLHEPPVHSGAKSSSVPQISDQTFELFTSYFDSKISSLKNELVSGNDSLAKKLKKEVSVKLKGEGNQIQYSFNSDIVSELQKLQKRTSAEDSVSTNLISGLILKINRRNKLIRIADKSPAGWSTVREYESDDLASDSEDEKRLRQAESRALKTIKEKKTRGKPYSKPSATVSRPANSTDTSNSYYQPYNATQQPFPRFRRREATPYDTCYECHQTGHFKRNCPKATNKPTFGNLSK